In the Rubrivivax gelatinosus IL144 genome, GCCCTGCGGCATCGACAGCATGAGGTTGAAGGCCTCGCGCCGGGGGCTCTCGTCGTCGATCTTCGCGCCGGCATGGCGCCACTGCTCGGCCAGGTCGTCCACGGCCTGGCGCCCGCGCCGCACGCTGCCGCGGTCGTCCTCGACGTCCAGCCGGCCGCCCTTGCTGATGTAGCGGAAGTGCGCCGCGATCGCGCGCATGCCGCGCCCGCCGCCCGTCACCTTGACCATGACCTGCGGCGCCCGGCGCAGCACCGTCGCCTCGATGCGCCGCCGGATGACGGCCGCCTTGCGCCGCGCCAGCGTGTCCAGCCGCGGCGTCGGCGGCACCTTGACGATGCGGTTGGGCGGGTAGAACAGCCGCTCGCCCCATTGCACCAGCGCGCCGTCGACGGTGGGGCCCGGGGTCATCGCCGCGCCCTCCGGCCCTGCAGGCGGGCGCTCAGTGCCGAGGCGATGGCCAGATGGCTCCGCACGTTGTGCGCCAGCACCGTCAGGTCCTCGCGATAGCGCTCCGCGGCCTCCGAGTCGGCCCGGGCCAGCGCGCGCAGGAAGGCGTTGAGGTCCACCGACATCGCGGCCAGGTTGTCGTTGGACGTGGCCAGTTCCAGCACGGCGATGCGGTCGTCGGCGGACAGCGACGTCGGGGCGCCGTCCAGCAGCGTCTCGACGTAGCGGCCTTGGGAAAGCTCCGCGGCCCGCGCGCGTTCGGCCAGCGCGGCGGCATAGGCGGGCGAGAGGCGCAGGGTCAGCTTGACGCTGCCGGCTCCGTGCGCCGTCTCGGCGGCACGTTCAGGCTCATGCGCACTTTCGGCGTCAGACAAGGCGTCGAGCACCGCACGCCGCACGATCGCCGCGGCACTCATCCCGCGCCGCGAAGCCTGCGCCTGCAGCCGTGGTCCCCAGCCGCGCAGGTCGACGGTGACGCGGTCCCGCGCTGGCGGCACGCGCTTCGCGGCGTCAAAGGGGCCGGCGCGCTTCACGAGGAAGCTCCTCCGTCGTCGAGGCGTGCCGCCAGCTCACCCAGCCGGCGCTTCAAGGCCCCGCGGGCTTCGGGCGACAGCGTCGAAGCATCGCCACTGGTCAGCCGCGAAAGTGCCTGATCCAGCCGCTCGCACAAGCGCTCTGCCCGGGACAGGAGCGGGCCGCCGTCATTCGAGCGCGACGGCCGGGCCGGCAGACGAGCAGACGCGGAAGGAACGGCGGCCCCCACCTCCCGCAACTGCGCCACCGCCTCGCGCGTCACCGGCCCCGAACCTTCGAGTAATTGCGCCACCGCCTCCGGCCGCTGCGTGTGCAGCCTGCTCAGCTCGTACAGCGTGCGCGGCGAGGTGCAGCGGCCCGACTGCAGCGCCTCGTCCAGCGCGGGCGGCAGTTCCAGCAGGGCCAGGTGGTGCGCCACCGTCGTCAGGTCCATGCCCAGCCGCTGCGCCACCGTCGTGTTCGAGTCGCCGGCCTCGTTGCGCCCGCGGATGAAACGCGCCAGGTCCAGCGGCGTCAGGCCGTGGCGCTTCTGGTTCTCGGACACCTGGGCGTAGGGGTCGGCCGGTGCCGCGCGCACCACCACCGGCACCTGCGCCAGCCCGATGCGCTGCGCCGCGCGCCAGCGCTTGGCGCCGAAGTGGATCTTGTGGCGCCCCTGGTCATCGGCCGGGTGCAC is a window encoding:
- a CDS encoding ParB/RepB/Spo0J family partition protein, which encodes MRLRWPRPAEVQLDLLDTPAAPVAPAEPAVPGKGAAGPAFVATDCLVEDPDNPRTELPAAELDELAEDIRRHGVLQPIVVHPADDQGRHKIHFGAKRWRAAQRIGLAQVPVVVRAAPADPYAQVSENQKRHGLTPLDLARFIRGRNEAGDSNTTVAQRLGMDLTTVAHHLALLELPPALDEALQSGRCTSPRTLYELSRLHTQRPEAVAQLLEGSGPVTREAVAQLREVGAAVPSASARLPARPSRSNDGGPLLSRAERLCERLDQALSRLTSGDASTLSPEARGALKRRLGELAARLDDGGASS